Proteins encoded together in one Nitrospiraceae bacterium window:
- a CDS encoding zinc metalloprotease HtpX: MALTFYDIEKQKTWRIGIFFVVLFFIYLGAIFALALAFVPFAMFINPSGMYNLITSGHIPTIIIFACIFSSVHFYFSASNAVQYVKNNIGAINPDPSDEIHKQLLNITDEIQIASGNKNKIECVVIPTLSMNALSAVDLKGNGVIAITEGLISRVSRAQLEAVMAHEAYHILSGDCQQATVAASLFGIPSAVIEKIQTLSENEKPVIASPAFLLAWILIKLGYLLNLFISRQREYRADAGAVKMTRNPLALAEVLHLLSRRWKGAGFISNGLEMLCISSPSTSPLDESEGFVADLLSTHPPISKRISVLLNMAHANISELEKTKKPSFEDKIKKSAGSMFYVLDNKYQWQGPFSLQEISELPWFSTLTWISPDGVTLTKASDNEVLNTVFKEKLRLENNPKTDYQCPVCHHNLVEKTYDKTTVYQCRFCGGSLMGDEKISRIIARGDGCYPDRIKLMSDILLKENQMRMMKKTNNKQPAELLSCPKCSKKMMRSFYSMAYLVELDRCALCRLTWFEADELKILQCMIENKMAGKPIKYNS; this comes from the coding sequence ATGGCTTTGACATTCTATGATATCGAGAAACAGAAGACATGGAGAATAGGAATATTCTTTGTCGTTCTGTTTTTTATCTACCTTGGGGCAATATTTGCTTTGGCTCTTGCCTTTGTTCCGTTTGCGATGTTCATCAATCCCTCGGGCATGTACAATCTCATTACATCAGGACATATACCTACGATTATAATCTTTGCGTGTATTTTTTCTTCTGTTCACTTTTATTTTTCTGCATCGAATGCTGTTCAGTATGTTAAAAATAATATAGGCGCAATAAATCCAGACCCTTCGGATGAGATACACAAGCAACTCTTAAACATAACCGATGAGATACAGATCGCATCCGGCAATAAAAACAAGATAGAATGCGTTGTTATTCCTACTCTTTCAATGAATGCGCTCTCGGCAGTTGACCTTAAAGGGAACGGCGTAATAGCTATAACAGAAGGTCTTATCTCAAGAGTGTCACGCGCTCAACTAGAGGCTGTGATGGCGCATGAGGCATATCATATACTCTCAGGAGATTGTCAGCAGGCAACGGTTGCAGCCAGTCTCTTCGGAATCCCTTCTGCAGTTATCGAAAAAATACAGACTTTGTCAGAAAACGAGAAGCCTGTAATTGCATCGCCTGCTTTTTTACTTGCATGGATTCTGATAAAACTCGGATATCTTCTTAATCTCTTTATATCAAGACAGAGGGAATACAGGGCTGATGCAGGAGCAGTGAAGATGACAAGAAATCCGCTTGCGCTTGCAGAGGTTCTTCATCTGCTCTCGCGCAGATGGAAAGGCGCGGGATTCATAAGCAATGGGCTTGAGATGCTATGCATAAGCAGTCCTTCGACCAGTCCACTCGATGAATCAGAAGGATTTGTTGCTGATCTCTTATCCACTCATCCTCCTATCAGTAAAAGAATTTCTGTTCTTCTGAATATGGCTCATGCAAATATATCCGAACTTGAAAAGACTAAAAAACCTTCTTTTGAGGATAAGATTAAAAAATCTGCAGGCAGCATGTTTTATGTGCTCGATAACAAATATCAGTGGCAGGGCCCCTTTTCATTGCAAGAAATTTCAGAGCTTCCATGGTTTTCTACTCTTACATGGATAAGCCCTGATGGTGTAACATTGACAAAGGCATCGGATAATGAGGTCTTAAATACAGTATTTAAAGAAAAATTGAGATTAGAGAATAATCCTAAGACAGACTATCAGTGTCCTGTCTGTCATCATAATCTTGTTGAAAAGACATATGATAAAACAACCGTATATCAATGCAGATTCTGCGGCGGCTCTCTGATGGGAGACGAGAAAATATCCCGCATAATCGCCAGAGGAGACGGGTGTTATCCTGATAGAATAAAGCTTATGTCAGACATCCTGCTCAAGGAAAATCAGATGAGAATGATGAAAAAAACAAATAATAAACAGCCTGCAGAACTTCTGAGCTGTCCGAAATGCAGTAAAAAAATGATGCGTTCATTTTACAGCATGGCGTATCTTGTGGAATTAGACAGATGCGCTTTGTGCAGGCTGACATGGTTTGAAGCAGACGAATTAAAGATACTTCAGTGTATGATAGAAAATAAAATGGCCGGCAAGCCGATAAAATATAATTCTTGA